GCCGCAGATCGAAGGCAAGAAGGTCAAGGTCTACGGCATCACCAGTTTGCAGCGGCTCCCGCTTCCGGCGCTCAAGGACACCGCGACCTTGTCCGAGTCGGGGCTGAAGGACTTCAACGTCCAGGTCTGGCATGGCCTGTATGCGCCCCGCGGCACGCCGCCCGAGGTGCTCGCCAAACTCAACGCCGCATTGCGGACGGCGCTTAAGGATGCCGAACTGATCAAGCGCGAGGAGGCGCTGGGTCTCACAGTCGTCGCCGACGACAGACTCGATCCCGCAGGCCACAAGAAATTCCTGATCGCTGAAAAGGCCCGCTGGTCGAAGGTGATCCAGGACGCGGGCGAATACGCCGACTGACGTGAAGGAGGCAGCGAGCCGACAGAGCACGCGCCCTCTACGCTCCGGCAGCAGTGGCGGACCCCTTGGGGTTGCTCATCAAGGACGATCGGCCCTGATGTCGGGTGCCGGGGTCGACGAGACCCCCTGCGCCTCGGCGGCGCGTGATTGCGCGGCCATCGCGGCCTTGAAGCCGGGTCGTGCCTGCAGACGCGCCCAGTAGGCCGCCACCGAGGGTGTGAAGCGCTCTGCCAAGCCCAGGTGCTCGGCCAGCAGCAACGCATAGCCGACGGACACGTCCGCCGCGGTGAAGCGGCCCGCGCAAAGGTGGTCGCGCCCGGCGAGCAGCGGCTCCAGCGTTCGCAGCCGCGCAAGGAACCACTTGGCGTAGTCGTCGGCCACCTGCGGCTGCTTTCGCTCCCCCAACTCGAAATGCGCGTACCGCAACACGAGCGTCTGCGGAAAGGTCAAGGTGGCCTCGCCGAAATGAAGGTAGTTGAGGTACGGCCCGAAGTCCGGCTCGTTGCAACCGACATCCAGCTGGCCGGCCGAGAATCGCGCGGCCAGGTACTGGCAGATCGCGGCCGATTCGGTCATTCGCATGGCGCCGTCGGACAGCATCGGCACCGTGCCGAGCGGGTTGAGTTCCAGGTACGACCGGGACAGCACGCGCGGTGGAAACGGCAACATCTGGAGCTCGTAGGAAAGCCCGATTTCTTCGAGCATCCAGAGAGGCCGGAACGAGCGTGCGCTGACGCAGTGGTGAAGGGTGATCATGTTCTGGCGGCTTGGCTCGCCGCGTGAGGAGTCGGGTGTTCAGCGCAATGCTAGCGGGTTGCTGCAACGCCGAGCTCCACCGCACACTCTGGTGCCGCGTCCGACAAGCGCGTAGCATGCGACCGGTTTTGCGATCTCGCGTTCTCCACGCTTCTTCCATCGTTTTCATGGAGTGAGTCATGGCCCAAGAAAAAATCGGTTCGAACCTGGATGATGCTTCGGTACTACGCCGCAAGCTTCTTGGCGGCGTGGGAGCCGCGGTAGGCGCCTCCATCGTCTTTCCGCGATGGACGCACGCGCAAGCGGCCTCCGGCAAACCGGTTGCGCCGCCGAGCACCATCACCCAGCCGCCGCGCGACTTCGGTCCAGGCGGGGCTCCGACCACCTACTTCACCGATCCCGACGTGCTCACCGTCGATCCGGCTTTCGACGGCCTGCGCCAGCCCAACGCGCCGATCCAGCGGTTGTGGACCGGCGCGCTGTGGTCCGAAGGGCCGGCGTGGAATTCGGTCGGCCGCTTCCTGGTGTGGAGCGACATCCCGAACAATCGACAGATGCGCTGGAGCGAGGACGACGGCCACGTCAGCGTGTTCCGCTCGCCTTCCAACAACAGCAACGGCAACTCCTTCGACTACCAGGGAAGGCAGCTGTCCTGCGAGCATCTGACGCGGCGCGTGGTGCGCTACGAGCTCGACGGATCGGTGACCATCCTCGCCTCCAGCTTCAACGGCAAGCAACTCAACTCGCCCAACGACATCGTCCCGCATCCCGATGGCAGCTACTGGTTCACCGATCCGCCCTACGGCGCCCAGCTCTACGAAGGCGCGGTCGATGCCCCGGGCGGGCCCGCGAACAAGTCGGGGCGGCTGAATCCGAGGCTCGGGCAGCCGCCCGAGATCGGCTCGTTCAAGCGCGAACTGCCGACCGCGGTCTACCGCCTGGACAAGAGCGGAACGCTCACGCAGGTCGCCGGCGAAGACCTGGTGCCCGACCCGAACGGCCTGTGCTTCTCGCCCGATTTCAAGAAGCTCTATGTCGTCAGCACCGGCCAGGGGCCGGGCGACACCATCGCCGGCGGCAAGGGCGACATGTATGTGTTCGATGTGGGCGCGGACAACAAGCTCAGCAACGGCAAGCTCTTCAGCAGCTTCATGGTCGACGGCGTGAAATGCGGGCCCGACGGCGTGCGCGCCGACGTCGACGGCAACCTGTGGTGCTCCAGCAATGCGGGCCGCAGCGTCGGCTACAGCGGCGTCACGGTATGGACGCCGCAAGGCCGGCTCATCGGACGCATCCGGCTGCCGGAGGTCTGTGGCAACATCTGCTTCGGCGGCCCCAAGCGCAACCGCCTGTTCATGGCGGCCAGCCAGTCTCTGTATGCCGTCTACACGGCGACCCAGGGCGCGGCGCCCGGCTAGAAGAACGGCTACTTCAAAGTGGCGCCGCCGCGCGCGAGGTACTGACTCGACAGGCGGGCGAATTGGCCGCCATCGGTGGTGATCGACGTCTGAAACTGTCCCCCGGTACTGAAGACGATCGCGAACGTGTGCGTGTCGCCATACTCCTGCGCGTTGCGCAGCATGTAGTCGACATGGTTGTCGCGGTAGTGCAGATCGGTGCCGCCAGGCGTGGTGGACGGCACGCCCATCGGGGTCTGCCACCACAAAATCGGCAGTCCATTGCCGAGCGCCGCGCGATAGGCCGAGATCTGGCTTTGGGACTCATGGAAGTTCGGGCTGGTCTGGTTGCTTTCATCCCAATAGAACGGACCTGTTCGCCCTGTGCATTCCGCCGGAGGCGACGGGACTTCCCTGCAGCCCGCGTCGCGGTCGGTGGTCTGGGCAACGATGAAGTCCGCCTGATGCGCCCCGACCGCCCGCATCTGCGCGGCGATTTCGGCAGGCGTACCGCTCCAGAACGCGGGCGGGAACCCCAGCAGCGCCTTGGGCGCGATCTGCCTGCCCATCTGCACCAGGCATTGGCCGAGACCTGCGGCGGTGTTCGGCAACGCCGAACATTCGGGCTGGCTGCTCACGATCGCCGCTATTTGCGCCGCATCGCGATTCGGCGCCTGCGCCGCAACGAAGCCCCAGAAGTCCGGCTCCAGGTTGACCAGGACGGGCGTTCCGAGGGCTGCCATGCGCTGGTACATCAGCCGCACCTGCGCCCAGTAGCCCGTCATGAAGGCCGTGTCGTTGACGGCACTCATGTTGCCCTCGCCGGTCGTCGCCATCTGGTAGAGCGTGAACATCGGAACCGCGCCGTAAGCCTGGATGGCCTGCGCGGTGTAGGTGATGTACGCCCCGTCGGGGCTGTTC
The Variovorax paradoxus genome window above contains:
- a CDS encoding SMP-30/gluconolactonase/LRE family protein, with the protein product MAQEKIGSNLDDASVLRRKLLGGVGAAVGASIVFPRWTHAQAASGKPVAPPSTITQPPRDFGPGGAPTTYFTDPDVLTVDPAFDGLRQPNAPIQRLWTGALWSEGPAWNSVGRFLVWSDIPNNRQMRWSEDDGHVSVFRSPSNNSNGNSFDYQGRQLSCEHLTRRVVRYELDGSVTILASSFNGKQLNSPNDIVPHPDGSYWFTDPPYGAQLYEGAVDAPGGPANKSGRLNPRLGQPPEIGSFKRELPTAVYRLDKSGTLTQVAGEDLVPDPNGLCFSPDFKKLYVVSTGQGPGDTIAGGKGDMYVFDVGADNKLSNGKLFSSFMVDGVKCGPDGVRADVDGNLWCSSNAGRSVGYSGVTVWTPQGRLIGRIRLPEVCGNICFGGPKRNRLFMAASQSLYAVYTATQGAAPG
- a CDS encoding glutathione S-transferase family protein, coding for MITLHHCVSARSFRPLWMLEEIGLSYELQMLPFPPRVLSRSYLELNPLGTVPMLSDGAMRMTESAAICQYLAARFSAGQLDVGCNEPDFGPYLNYLHFGEATLTFPQTLVLRYAHFELGERKQPQVADDYAKWFLARLRTLEPLLAGRDHLCAGRFTAADVSVGYALLLAEHLGLAERFTPSVAAYWARLQARPGFKAAMAAQSRAAEAQGVSSTPAPDIRADRP